The Iamia sp. SCSIO 61187 genomic sequence AGCCGGTCACGGTGACGGCAGTGTTCGAGGTGCTGGAGGATCACAAGGTGTCGGCGGTCGGAACCCCTGCGCCGAGAACCGAGAACCCCCTCGCCGGCGACGACGCCGTCCCTCCGGCAGCGATCGACTCCCGCGCTAGAGACGACGAACCCATCCCCGATCCCGAGCTGCACGAGATCTCGGTTGCCGACGCACTCGCTGCGGGTCGTCCGTTCGTGGTCGTGGTGTCGACGCCCACCTACTGCACCAGCCTGTTCTGCGGCCCCATCACCGACACCGTTGGCGACCTGTCGGAGCGGTACGCGGATCGGATGGAGTTCGTGCACCTGGAGGTCTGGGCCGACTACGAGGGCCAAGACCTCAACCCCGCCGCTGCGGAGTGGATCCAGCAAGAAGACGGCGAGGGCAACGAGCCCTGGACCTTCGTCGTTGACGCCATGGGCGTCATAACGCACCGGTTCGACAACTTCGCCAACGAGGACGTCCTAGAACGGGCGATCGAGGACACGTTGGCGGCCTGACGTCGGCCCGGGCGGCGAGCATCCGGGGCCGGGTGCTGGATCCAGCAGGTTCACCATTGACGCATCGGTCAATGGCTATAAGATCGGTGCATGTCGATCATTCGTGATGGGGAGAACACCGACCTCGCCCTGGGCGCCAAACTGTTCCGGGGGCTCGGTGACCCGACCCGGCTTGCCATCCTGCGGACCCTGGCGGGTGGGGAGCGGAGGGTCGTCGACCTCGTGGGCGAGATCGGGACCTCGCAGCCCAACATCTCCGGCCACCTGGCCTGCTTGAAGGACTGTGGGCTCGTTACCGATCGCCCTCAGGGGCGGGCGGTGTTCTACGCACTCGCCACCCCCGAGCTGTTCGACGTGCTGCGATCGGCAGAGTCGTTGTTGGAGGCGACCGGGCACCAGATCGCCCTGTGCCCGAACTTCGAGGAGGGCGTGTCGTGAGCGCCGAGGCGGAGCGGGGGCTCTTGGTCGACGACAGCGGAGCTCACGACGAGGACGACGAAGGCGCCGAGCGGATCTGGGAGAGCCCCGAGGTGCGTTGGTCGGCCCTGTCCGGGTTGCTGCTCCTGGTCGGCTTCCTCATCTCGGCGTTCGACGGGCCCGACGCCGTGGCCTCCGGTGTCTACGTCGCCGCCACGGTGGCAGGGGCGCGGTTCTTCGCCCTCGAAGCGCTCGAGGAGCTGGTGCGCGAGCGCAAGATCGGCATCGAGCTGCTGATGACGGTGGGCGCGCTCGCCGCTGGCGCCCTGGGCGAGTGGGGCGAGGCGGCGATGTTGGTCTTCCTCTACTCGATCTCCGAGGCGCTCGAGGAGTTCACCGAGTCCCGTACCGAAGGTGCGATCCGCGCACTCATGGACCTGGCTCCGAAGACCGTCACCTTGCTGCGCGACGGCCAGCAGATCGAGACACCGGCGAAGGACGTCGTCGTGGGCGACCGGTTCCTCGTCCGCCCGGGCGAGGGGCTCGCCACCGATGGAACCATCATCGAGGGTGCTTCCGCGCTGGACGAGTCGGCGGTGACCGGCGAGTCGATCCCCGTGGAGAAGACCGCAGGGCAGAAGGTGTTCGCCGGGACGCTCAACGGCTCCGGTGTTCTCACCGTCGAGGCGACAGCGACCCACGAGAACAACACGCTGGCCAAGATCGTCCACCTGGTCACCGAGGCCCAGGAGGAGAAGGGCCGAGCGCAGCGGTTCATGGAGCGATTCACCAGCCGCTACTCACCTGCGGTCCTGGCCGTCGGCGTCGCTGTCGCCGTCATCGGGGGCCTCATCGGCGACTGGCACACCTGGCTGGAGCGGGCTGCAACGGTGATCGTGGCCGCCGCTCCCTGTGCCCTCGTCATCTCGATCCCGGTCACCTACGTCGCCGCCATCGGCAACGCCGGTCGCCGCGGCATCTTGGTTAAGGGCGGCGTCGTCCTGGAAGACCTGGCCACCGTCCAGGTCGCCGCCTTCGACAAGACGGGCACACTCACCCACGGGCGCCCCGAGCTCGTCGAGATCCTCGCTGCCGAGGGCATCGACGACCTCGGGGCCTTGGCGCTCGCGGCGGGCGTGGAGCGCGCCAGCGAGCATCCGCTCGCCAAGGCCGTCGTCGAGGGCGCGGTGGAGCGCAAGGTCGCCGCCGCGGAGGTCACCGACATCACCGCGCTCGTCGGTGCCGGCATCGAAGGTCGCCACCAGGGGCGCCGCATCCTCGTGGGCTCCCCCAAGCTGATGGGCGAGCGCGGGTTGTCGCTGGCCGCCTTCGGGGACCGCATCGCCGAGCTGGAGTCTTCTGGTGCGACGGCGGTCGTCCTGGTCGTCGACGACGTCCCACAGGCTGCGTTCGGCCTGGCCGACACCATCCGGGACCAGGCTGCAGGGACGGTCTCTGCGCTCAAGGTCGCCGGCATCGAGCGCACGGTCATGATCACCGGCGACAACCGCCGGACGGCCGAGGCCATCGCCCAGCGAGCGGGCGTGGATGAGACGCTCGCCGAGCAGCGCCCCGAGGACAAGGCGGCCGCCA encodes the following:
- a CDS encoding helix-turn-helix transcriptional regulator; this encodes MSIIRDGENTDLALGAKLFRGLGDPTRLAILRTLAGGERRVVDLVGEIGTSQPNISGHLACLKDCGLVTDRPQGRAVFYALATPELFDVLRSAESLLEATGHQIALCPNFEEGVS
- a CDS encoding cation-translocating P-type ATPase, translated to MSAEAERGLLVDDSGAHDEDDEGAERIWESPEVRWSALSGLLLLVGFLISAFDGPDAVASGVYVAATVAGARFFALEALEELVRERKIGIELLMTVGALAAGALGEWGEAAMLVFLYSISEALEEFTESRTEGAIRALMDLAPKTVTLLRDGQQIETPAKDVVVGDRFLVRPGEGLATDGTIIEGASALDESAVTGESIPVEKTAGQKVFAGTLNGSGVLTVEATATHENNTLAKIVHLVTEAQEEKGRAQRFMERFTSRYSPAVLAVGVAVAVIGGLIGDWHTWLERAATVIVAAAPCALVISIPVTYVAAIGNAGRRGILVKGGVVLEDLATVQVAAFDKTGTLTHGRPELVEILAAEGIDDLGALALAAGVERASEHPLAKAVVEGAVERKVAAAEVTDITALVGAGIEGRHQGRRILVGSPKLMGERGLSLAAFGDRIAELESSGATAVVLVVDDVPQAAFGLADTIRDQAAGTVSALKVAGIERTVMITGDNRRTAEAIAQRAGVDETLAEQRPEDKAAAIRDLQERYGGVVMAGDGINDAPALAAATVGVAMGSAGSDAALETADVALMSDDLSKLADALYLARRTRKVVRQNLALSFAVLVVLVPGALLGVLNLPIAVAGHELSELVVIISGLRMARAGAAPR